The following is a genomic window from Chloracidobacterium sp..
AGTGGACCTTACTTCGCAATATTTTGTTTCTGGTACCCGCTATTGTATTAGCTTTAAGCGGCACACAGCGACAAGGCATTGAGGTCACCGAGATCGACAGAAGCGGCATTATCATTATCATAGGGCTGTGCAGTACATTGTTTCTCGGCATCGCGCTGTCGATGCTTCAAAAGGTATTTGCAAAGCAGCAGGAGCTTCTCGAACGGTTCGATCTGCTTGAGCTTTCGCTTCCGCAAAGCGTTGAAAGAACAGACGCCGGAAGCCCGCAGGACGGGCTGCCTATCGGTGCCGTGCTGCCGGAATTTGAACTTACGACGGCAGACGAAGATCTGCTGTTATCAACCGCGCTTGCAAAAGAAGGACGCGGAGCGTTGCTTTTCTTTGTCAGCCCGAATTGTGGTCCGTGCAGGGCCTTGATACCGAAGATCGAGGATTGGGCATTCGACCTCGCCGCAAAGGTGGACACTTACCTGATCAGTTCCGGAACGGCAGCAGAGAACCGTTCGAAATTCGGGCTGGTCGAGGAATGTACACTTCTGCGGCAGAATGGACGAGAGTTCGCCGACGCCGTGAGTGCAAAATGGACCCCGTCCGCAATGTTCGTCAATGATCACGGCGTTGTTGCAAGTCGCGTTGCAGCGGGCGATGAAGCTATAACGGCTCTTGTCGAGAGTATTCAGGCGGCGGATGTTCGTGCTAAATACGCCCATTTTACACTTGCGAACGGTAACAACAAGGATATTAATCGAATAACGGTAGGAGATCTGATCCCTGCGTTCGAGACGACGGCGATGAACGGCGAGGCCGTCAGTTCCGAGCAGTTCAGAGGCCGGCCGACGCTTGTTACGTTCTGGAGTCCCGACTGTCCACACTGCAAGCAAATGGCGGCATCGTTAAGGGAATGGGATGCCGTGCGCGGACCTGAAGATCCGCAGCTCGTGGTGTTCTCTTCAGGTGAGGCGGAAAAGCACGAGGAACTCGGCATTCGCGCGCCCGTCGTCCTGGATGACAAATACAAGATCGCCGGTGAACTCGGAATGTTCGGAACTCCATCTGCGATCCTGATCGACGCGGAAGGCAGATTCGCATCCGAGATCGCAATTGGGGCACCATACATCTGGGCGCTGATCGGCCGAACAAAGAAATGACATCACCGATAGAATGGAACGTGATCGCGACCGACGGCCGTGCACGAGCGGGAATGCTGCGCACACGGCGCGGCAATATCGAGACGCCGGTGTTCATGCCCGTTGGGACGCAAGGAGCGATCAAAGGTGTGCGGTTCGAATGGCTCGAGAATGAATTTGACGCACGCATAATTCTGGGTAACACGTATCATCTGTTTCTGCGGCCTGGCGTTGATGTCATCAGAGAGTTCGGGGGCCTGCACGGGTTCAATACTTGGGAGCGGCCTATCCTTACGGATTCAGGAGGTTTTCAGGTCTTTTCGCTCACTCAGTTAAGAAAGTTGACCGAAGAAGGCGTAGAATTCCGATCGCACCTGGACGGAGGCCTTCGCTTTATTTCGCCCGAGGTTTCGATGGAGATCCAGGCGGTGCTGGGTTCCGAGATAGTGATGGCGTTCGATGAATGTCCGCCGGGCGATGCTGATAAAGCGGCGACAAAGAAAAGCCTCGATCTTACGATGCGTTGGGCGAAGCGTTCGAAAGATCGCTTCGGCGAATTACAGGCAGCCGGCGACGATCTTGGCAGAAAGGAAACCGAAGGGCTTTCCGGCGATCAGGCCCTTTTTGGGATCGTGCAAGGTGCGGGACATCTGGATCTCAGGAGCGAGAGTTTAGAACGCATCGTCGAAATCGGATTTGACGGCTACGCCATCGGCGGGTTGAGCGTCGGCGAAGAAAAGGATGTGATGTACGGCGTCCTCGATCACATAGGCCACCAAATGCCCGCAGGCCGCCCGCGTTATCTTATGGGCGTCGGCACTCCTGAGGATCTTGTCGAGGCGGTCGGATGCGGCATTGATATGTTCGACTGCGTCATCCCGACGCGAAACGGTCGTACCGGCAGCGCCTTTACATCACGCGGCAAGATCAACATACGTAACGCAAAATTCATCTCGGATAAAGGCCCGATAGACGAGGAGTGCGTTTGTTCAGTTTGCAAAAGATATTCGCTTGGCTATATCCGACACCTATACCAAGCTGGCGAAATGAATGCCCGAACGATGATCTCGCATCACAATATCGCATTCTTTTTCCAGACGATGCGGCTCGCACGCGAGGCGATCCGCGAGTCTCGCTTTTTTGCGTTCAAGAAGGAATTTCTTTCTAAGATCGGCGAATTCGTTGAGCCGAGCGTTTGATAATGCAAACGCTAATGTATATCATTGCATTTTTGTCTTTCTAGGGCGGTCAATCATGGTTGAATTTGTTCTTTTCTTTCAGGAAGCGTCGGGCGGAGGTTTTCCGTATTCGATGATCTTTATGATGCTGGCGATCTTCGGCATCTTTTACTTTCTTGTGATCATGCCGCAGAAGAAGCAGAAGCAGCAGCTTCAGCAGATGATCGAGCAGCTCAAGATCAACGACGAGATCGTCACGAACGGCGGCGTTATCGGTAAGATCAAAGAGATCAAAGAAACGAGCTTTGTTATTCAAAGTGCCGAAAAGTCCTTTATTGAGATCGGAAAGAACGCGGTCGTTGGCCGCAGGCCGTAGAGAAATTTAAGTCGAGAGTACCAGTAGATGAATAGGAAGGGTTTGTGGATAAGAACGGGCGTGATCTTAGCGGTCGCTCTTATTGGGATCTACATAGTTTTTGGCCCCAGGCATAAGCCGACGGCCGCGGACTTTACGTGGGAGGGCATTAAGACGAATCTTGGCTCGAACATCAACCTCGGGCTTGATCTGAAGGGTGGCTCGCATCTCGTAATGCGTGTGCGCACGGATGAGTATCTGAAGGCATTGACCGAAAATAACCTTCAAGCTGCCCTTACTATTCTTCAGGACAATAATGTCGGCGTCGCATCGAGCAGC
Proteins encoded in this region:
- a CDS encoding redoxin domain-containing protein, whose amino-acid sequence is MELTLLICRLFLAVMFTVAAFAKLRDRDGTIKAANAFGVPPAVAPLFAVLLPLIELTVAALLLFAAVSWFGAVAAIILLGTFSVAISIQLAKGNAADCHCFGQWSGQKITKWTLLRNILFLVPAIVLALSGTQRQGIEVTEIDRSGIIIIIGLCSTLFLGIALSMLQKVFAKQQELLERFDLLELSLPQSVERTDAGSPQDGLPIGAVLPEFELTTADEDLLLSTALAKEGRGALLFFVSPNCGPCRALIPKIEDWAFDLAAKVDTYLISSGTAAENRSKFGLVEECTLLRQNGREFADAVSAKWTPSAMFVNDHGVVASRVAAGDEAITALVESIQAADVRAKYAHFTLANGNNKDINRITVGDLIPAFETTAMNGEAVSSEQFRGRPTLVTFWSPDCPHCKQMAASLREWDAVRGPEDPQLVVFSSGEAEKHEELGIRAPVVLDDKYKIAGELGMFGTPSAILIDAEGRFASEIAIGAPYIWALIGRTKK
- the tgt gene encoding tRNA guanosine(34) transglycosylase Tgt — its product is MTSPIEWNVIATDGRARAGMLRTRRGNIETPVFMPVGTQGAIKGVRFEWLENEFDARIILGNTYHLFLRPGVDVIREFGGLHGFNTWERPILTDSGGFQVFSLTQLRKLTEEGVEFRSHLDGGLRFISPEVSMEIQAVLGSEIVMAFDECPPGDADKAATKKSLDLTMRWAKRSKDRFGELQAAGDDLGRKETEGLSGDQALFGIVQGAGHLDLRSESLERIVEIGFDGYAIGGLSVGEEKDVMYGVLDHIGHQMPAGRPRYLMGVGTPEDLVEAVGCGIDMFDCVIPTRNGRTGSAFTSRGKINIRNAKFISDKGPIDEECVCSVCKRYSLGYIRHLYQAGEMNARTMISHHNIAFFFQTMRLAREAIRESRFFAFKKEFLSKIGEFVEPSV
- the yajC gene encoding preprotein translocase subunit YajC translates to MVEFVLFFQEASGGGFPYSMIFMMLAIFGIFYFLVIMPQKKQKQQLQQMIEQLKINDEIVTNGGVIGKIKEIKETSFVIQSAEKSFIEIGKNAVVGRRP